In Triticum aestivum cultivar Chinese Spring chromosome 5B, IWGSC CS RefSeq v2.1, whole genome shotgun sequence, the following proteins share a genomic window:
- the LOC123110896 gene encoding uncharacterized protein isoform X2, with translation MEAYQKVQEFDLSSGADWKTTANVLFTVPPSTRSSDKSACKALDDISIFINCSRVWSVGEDITMIFFQEVQGADGISAVSGDGGTAAHLMAWCRAVRAPTRKAMPLPGVEVVVPEADDASVRRGDKPGDLLLILWDICYVFLCMACVVRDCRGFGRARVESMMRWGGGAWSVNLNCWVHTRDT, from the exons ATGGAGGCGTACCAGAAAGTGCAGGAGTTCGACTTGTCCAGCGGCGCTGATTGGAAGACGACCGCCAACGTCCTCTTCACGGTGCCCCCAAGCACAAGGAGTTCGG ATAAATCTGCTTGCAAGGCTCTCGATGATATATCCATTTTCATCAATTGCTCAAGGGTGTGGTCAGTTGGAGAAGACATTACTATGATTTTTTTTCAG GAGGTGCAGGGAGCTGACGGCATATCCGCGGTGAGTGGTGATGGAGGAACAGCCGCACACTTGATGGCTTGGTGCAGGGCGGTGAGGGCGCCGACCAGGAAGGCGATGCCATTGCCGGGCGTCGAGGTCGTAGTCCCGGAAGCCGACGATGCTTCCGTGCGGCGAGGGGATAAGCCTGGGGATCTGTTGCTTATTTTATGGGATATATGTTATGTTTTTCTTTGCATGGCCTGCGTGGTGCGTGATTGTAGGGGTTTTGGTCGAGCCCGCGTGGAGTCTATGATGCGGTGGGGCGGTGGAGCATGGTCAGTCAACCTTAATTGTTGGGTGCACACCAGAGACACATGA
- the LOC123115874 gene encoding uncharacterized protein isoform X1, whose protein sequence is MAVDGHHVAPGLYKMSPDNPSSPLTSTPLDPPSPLSSLPQFRTQIWCGGRFLTVVTMATVVAIASEHVYEVHHGHLHSSWARAQAGAACTLAIAIICIVYITGVCRRFSQFRSTPTLSNLVLGSTMVDPWSQMPPPTDTTRWRPPKTRSS, encoded by the exons ATGGCCGTGGATGGCCACCACGTCGCCCCCGGCCTATATAAAATGTCCCCCGACAACCCTAGCTCACCCTTGACCAGTACCCCCCTCGATCCCCCTTCGCCCCTCTCCTCTTTGCCTCAATTTCGAACTCAGATTTGGTGCGGTGGCCGCTTCCTCACCGTCGTTACCATGGCCACCGTCGTCGCCATCGCTTCGGAGCACGTCTACGAGGTCCACCATGGTCATCTTCATTCGTCCTGGGCTCGAGCTCAAGCCGGGGCGGCCTGTACCCTCGCCATCGCCATCATCTGCATCGTGTACATCACCGGCGTTTGTCGTCGATTCTCACAGTTCCGGTCCACCCCAACACTCTCCAACCTCGTCCTCGGCTCCACG atggtggatccttggagccagatgccaccgccaacGGATACTACTAGatggaggccgccgaagaccaggagtagttag
- the LOC123115874 gene encoding uncharacterized protein isoform X2 — protein MAVDGHHVAPGLYKMSPDNPSSPLTSTPLDPPSPLSSLPQFRTQIWCGGRFLTVVTMATVVAIASEHVYEVHHGHLHSSWARAQAGAACTLAIAIICIVYITGVCRRFSQFRSTPTLSNLVLGSTTP, from the exons ATGGCCGTGGATGGCCACCACGTCGCCCCCGGCCTATATAAAATGTCCCCCGACAACCCTAGCTCACCCTTGACCAGTACCCCCCTCGATCCCCCTTCGCCCCTCTCCTCTTTGCCTCAATTTCGAACTCAGATTTGGTGCGGTGGCCGCTTCCTCACCGTCGTTACCATGGCCACCGTCGTCGCCATCGCTTCGGAGCACGTCTACGAGGTCCACCATGGTCATCTTCATTCGTCCTGGGCTCGAGCTCAAGCCGGGGCGGCCTGTACCCTCGCCATCGCCATCATCTGCATCGTGTACATCACCGGCGTTTGTCGTCGATTCTCACAGTTCCGGTCCACCCCAACACTCTCCAACCTCGTCCTCGGCTCCACG accccgtga
- the LOC123110896 gene encoding uncharacterized protein isoform X1 produces MEAYQKVQEFDLSSGADWKTTANVLFTVPPSTRSSDKSACKALDDISIFINCSRVWSVGEDITMIFFQRMAKEVQGADGISAVSGDGGTAAHLMAWCRAVRAPTRKAMPLPGVEVVVPEADDASVRRGDKPGDLLLILWDICYVFLCMACVVRDCRGFGRARVESMMRWGGGAWSVNLNCWVHTRDT; encoded by the exons ATGGAGGCGTACCAGAAAGTGCAGGAGTTCGACTTGTCCAGCGGCGCTGATTGGAAGACGACCGCCAACGTCCTCTTCACGGTGCCCCCAAGCACAAGGAGTTCGG ATAAATCTGCTTGCAAGGCTCTCGATGATATATCCATTTTCATCAATTGCTCAAGGGTGTGGTCAGTTGGAGAAGACATTACTATGATTTTTTTTCAG AGGATGGCGAAGGAGGTGCAGGGAGCTGACGGCATATCCGCGGTGAGTGGTGATGGAGGAACAGCCGCACACTTGATGGCTTGGTGCAGGGCGGTGAGGGCGCCGACCAGGAAGGCGATGCCATTGCCGGGCGTCGAGGTCGTAGTCCCGGAAGCCGACGATGCTTCCGTGCGGCGAGGGGATAAGCCTGGGGATCTGTTGCTTATTTTATGGGATATATGTTATGTTTTTCTTTGCATGGCCTGCGTGGTGCGTGATTGTAGGGGTTTTGGTCGAGCCCGCGTGGAGTCTATGATGCGGTGGGGCGGTGGAGCATGGTCAGTCAACCTTAATTGTTGGGTGCACACCAGAGACACATGA